AATGGTATGATGAGTACCTAATTACTACAAAGTAacatatttgaattttaaaattatatgttACTGTTAGGAAAGTAACACTGATTAATTTAGTATGATTTGTCACTCCAGAGTTACTAACAAaatataattctctacaatattaATGTAACATATATGTGTATTTTATTCAAATTTGCCAAGATATGCTtaaaagtaaaaagaaaaaaaaaattctgagaTGAGTTTTAAATAACTAAACAGAAATTCTGTCAAAAGTCTCATATATATAGTAGAGATAagtttctatgtataaaaatgcGATAAATATTACTATTGAATTGAAgcaaattttatataataataaaaaaaattagtttgatTTAGGGGCAATTATATATAAGATTCATTAAAATAGCGTCACTACAAAAAAAGATAACTTTTATTGACAACTTTTTAGTTACAAgatatattttgtgtgactaaatgtcacttttagtaacaacaaaaaattactgGTGACTAAAAAGTTAtacttaatcacaagttgtcactaatgtagttttagtcacaacatattatttttagtgataaagtttgttgtgaTTAAAAATACATTCAGTGACAACAAATTATGATTTTTGTGACTAAAACTTTTAACCACGGACTTTTTAGTAATGACATAAgtaagatgattttttttttgtcacaaattttttgtttttagtcacaaaatttattgtgactaaaactaagattttttgtagTGCGTCACtgtaataaattatataaactcGTACACCGAACCCTACGCATATACATAATTTGATTTTAATACGAAAGATATATAGGGTCGTAGACTCATTTTCATGCCATTTCGCTATAAAAGAAATCAGCAGAGCAGACAAGAGACAAAGACTAGAAATTTAGTACCATTGAAAATTTGTTGGTTGGATCTATATTTATGACACTTTTATATATAAGATAGCTAGGTAGGTTATGAAAAGTTATTGAAAAATTGAGAAAACATATTTTTCCATTATAATGCAATCACATTGCCACATGTATGGATTGGAATATATTGCTCAATGTGGAACTAGGACTGTGTTTTCATCTTGTTTCAATCCAAACATTAATTATAGTTTGGAAATGCACATGAACATGAATGTTAGTATTGGCTAGTAAGACCTCAACTTCATCACATTTTAACATATTTTGGAATTTCTAATAATTTTATATtagaaatataatatttaaaataaaatattataggCGAGCATGGATGAGTCAACAAGATTATTCTAaattttttcatttattattttattaatatttttgtaatttaaattcaaatataatattggaatttaaatgattattatatTGTTACAAATGAGATTTTATGGTTCACTATAATTAATAGTGCTGAAGTTCATTTGTAAAGGGAGCTTGAATTAAATTTTTCCAAGAAACAAACTCTGTCAACTTATAACCACTTTATCTATAATGAAAGTAGATGTAAGCTCAAGATTATAATCGcaccactataaattttttgttattgatttatttattcataaattttatttttattttattttctggcACAAAATTCCCTAGAAGTTTTTACCATTTCTAAAGAGTCAAGATCCAAACCCAAAGTAGAAGTTGTGTCAATCTTGAAATTATTGGGATCCTTGAAATTATGAAAagttattcaaaaattgaaagaaCATCTTTTTCTGTTATCCAATCACATTTCCATATCTCAGTTACTCACGATAGCTTCATATGCCAAATGAGAAATCTGCATGTATGGATTGGAAATATTGCTCAATGTGGATAGGACTACGTACGTCTTCATCTTGTTTCAATCCAAACATTAATTGCAGTTGGAAAATGCAGAAGAATATATAGGGCTAGTATTGGCTAGCGAGTTGActattaatttgttatttttatatcTATCATCATTGCCTAGacataataaacttaaatttGAGAAATTAGGTACTGGCCATGGTGGGGTACCAGTTAAACAGTTCAGACGAGTTTATTCTTATTAAATGATGTTTTGTCTCAAAGTGACAATGCGTGTGTACATGGGTGCATGTGTGGCCATAATTGATATCTCATACATATAATTATAATGTTGATTAGGTAGATGTacaaatttcaagaaaaagaCAATTCCATTGAATTAATACATGGGATAAAATATGATAATGATATAATACACTCTACTTGTAGGGATAAACACAAGTTAAAAAGTAAGATTTAGATTTTAGCTTTCACATATTAGTTGGCATGGACTGAAATGTAGCAATATGTATTGAAGGACATGTTAGTTGACGTATGATTATCTAATAATAAGAAGATGAGAGCTACggttaatcttttattttatctTCTTAGTCAATTTCTTTCATAAAAATATATCATTGTAATTACGGTATCATTCCTACAAATTTTCGATAAATTTTGAATAATATGAAAAAATTCCAAAGAATAAGAAATTGATACTACCACTCCtcataataaaaaatgaaaaacagtTTTTGATAAAGTAAATAGGTCCCgaatattattttattacatATATGACGAATAAAAGACCTAATTATTTCAAAGTAGCATACAATATttgaattatataattatatgttattgttagaaaaatatatgttttatcaatggaaatggtaagaatagttacaactctagacaaaataatacaaataaacaagattgattGAATAGTGTTACAACTATATGACAGAAAAATACAAATAGCCAAGAGAATAATTAGAAAAAGAGAatggagaaatacaactctaaacaaaaggatacaaataaagcaaaagtgtttgtaacaaaagaaatgaaaaagattacaactctaaacaagaaatacaagcaaatagagaagaagaatatgaagatgaaaagcaCACAACAAGAATAAAGGCTATTAGCGGTGGGAAGGTCCGCCACTAATAAGGTTTGGGTCCGGCGCTAATGCCCCGCTGCGAATTATTGGTCGTTGATAAGGATTTTTAGCGgcggactgacacacccgccACTAATAACATATTATTACCGACATACAATAGCGGTGGACCCCGCTGCTAATACCTGTGTCAGAGGCGACATTATTAGTCGCGGGGTCCGctgctaataatttttttattatatatgttattaaataaattaatatttattaaatttaaatatttttaaaaataattcataataaatgtTAACAAAATaagcaattaattaatttaaacataactaacattaaaattaatatataattttaatatttatcaaactaGCTAATATTGtcattgtcattaaaaataaatacattgttAATATAATAAAAGTacataaactaataactaaataaaacCATTAACGTTAATATTGTAATTATCCTCATCTTAAACATTTTGatgtggctgtggctgtggcgatGGCAGTGGCGGTGAGGGCGATGGCCGTGTCtatggcggtgaaggaatataaggttgTTGTGGAGATTGCCcaagcgtgaggtccccaaactgatTCCGAGGCTGTGGCTGTATCTGGGTGGATAAAAAAGGTTGCTGCGACCCGCCCCGAAACTCACCATATCTAACATGTGGCTACTGCAACGAACCTCCAACCTCCCCATATCTAACATTAGGCAGCGGATGTtgcatcgatcctccttgaaAATCGGTAAAGTTAAAATATAGTGGAGACCGGGAAGAGCACTCAAACATGTACTGATTTTGAAACTGCAGAGGTTGTTGCGACGTCACATGTGGTAGATACTGTGGAGGAGGCTGgtactgctgctgtggcggtgtatgaaggtcaggatgGGCGGTGTTACTATGAGAAAACATATCACCTTCAGATTGTGATGGCAAATACCTTTGCAAAAAATTGTGAAACCGTGGGTCATACAGATTACTAGGTTGCTGAGGTACCACCATCTGAATCGTCTCACGCATTGCCTTCATCATCAAAGCCATAGTAGTCATATATTCATTAGGCGTAGGAGCAGTAtgtgcttgggactgactttgatctgtagagctggAGGTTGTCTTTCTCGCTTTCCCTTTcaccctataacccactcctctttggtagtcagatcttgTAAtcacccaactactctagactatggaccattaatgaaaactacacatagaccctaatccttaatagaacttacaagtgaaaagatcacatctttattaaaacttgtaaaaataaaggttaaacttacataaaatttaagttaggatatgggataccattgtttaaaaaaaaaacataacttaattgtaatgaaaagagattacataaataggtgcggaaaaatacacataaaccataaaacaaagacttcatcctcgaaaatcgaaactctcgactccttgaatccattccgcctcaatacacattccccaagcatccatgaacctttcccgccactatagctattttcctgcacatataaacataaaaggaatgagcctaatgcctagcaaggaaaatctaacatatagccatatacataaaaattcataatgcaacataaaaacatactataacacttatgtcacatacatactataatggccattattacttggggtcccataaactaaacaagtcatatgcccattagattagtggggtcttgctagctaagcaagtcatatgcccataatctatttggggcttgttagttgtataggtcatatgcccaagtctacaagcatacttaacatagcatttttcataacacatattcataagataacatataaatcatataacacatatatcctatcctattttccttaccaaaataaccgggatatgaggactgatttgggaccttggaacactcctaaaaaccatttataatatggtgagtatattgaagaaaagggatggaagtgaagaaggaactatactatcaaaatatacttaccaaaaaccttgtgcttaagaacttggatttcctaaccttgaataggaataaggttagaatgagtagaagactatgagaatttttaaagaacataatacagaaatggactagagtttcgaacactacaagaaaaaatgcttttaataacaccgaaaatgtgttatcaaaacatacgataacactttctgatgtgttaagaccgactatgttatcgtaggtcagggtactttacataacactttatcagtgttatacagatgtgttattatactgtcaacgataacacaatttatgtgttattttaatatatagataagtgttgaattatgttatttatagtcgattatatacacttttttttgtgttatactatactttagcataaccctttttttgtgttatactacactttagtataacacatgtgttatattagcttagagaaacataatctttttttacttacacaaaactaggaaaacaaatatggaagttgaagccaaatatggtaacataaatagatttttattaattactcaaaatgtaattacaatatttagtctactagtctaggcttaagaaatcatattacaacataatttatgcccaatttagattcctttatcactaaatacaaaacaagaaatgtacacaaaaattagtgaaatacattcttccattctaaaggcctcaactacaaatgttgtcaagaattgctccaaagaaatcatctcaatgtacctgcacattgtaaaaaaaaagtccttttattattaatatgAAGAAACAATTCATACATTTTGTACTAACTTCTATCCCCATTTATTTCTTCTCTAAAGACCTAGCAATGTTAATTCCTTTTTGTAAAGTTCAATACAAACATAGCATTGATGTGTAAATAGCTTTGGCAAAATTCTCTCTGTGATAGGTAACCAACAGGGCATCAAGTATGGCATCCAAATTAACAAGTAGAATGTGAATATGGCTGTTAGAGGTCCTTTATGAAGCCCATCCTATTCCTCTTATTCTCCCaaagtttctctttctttctaaGTTCAAAGTGAGAAATGTGTTTAGAGTTAAGTTATGGGAAACAAGACAAACTAAAACTggggaaaaaaaacaaaagtggaaatgttatctttttgtattaataaactaAATTCTGTTTCTTGTCAAGAAAGCGAAAAGCACTAGCTTTCCGACTTAGATTTCACGAGAACTTCTAAGATTTCTAGTTGCataaatttttaagttttttagccTAACTAAATAACCATACACACACACCATACCTGAATCATGTGCCATACACACCGCCAAGCTTTTCGAGAAAAGATAGGAGCCATAATTTCCACAAAACTGAAACATATTCAGAAGGTACTGTTAAACTTTACACCGTTCAAAATATCTTTCCATAAaacaaaaacatattcatatgagAATCACTTCCAGGTGGGCTCTATCTCATGCAAGTGGCTCTTGTGACTCAATTCATAAAAGCTCAAACCATCCAAACACGGCTTTAATTCATATGATAAGTAAAAATCAAATATTGAAAATCAAATGGATTTGTTGCAGAAACATTGGGTAAAGGCCAAtttgatatattattatttagataattactATGTTTTGCGTCTGTGTTTGGATGGGTTGTATTAATTCTATGTGTTCCTTTTTCTGTTTATAGTTTTTATAGCTAATGTGCTACTACAGTATTTGGAAAGGAACCTATTTTGATTTCTTAACTCACTTTTATAATAAAGTATTCTAAGTAatctatgtataaatatatatcacaGGCTGCTGGAGTTGAATTCCCACCTTGAGAAGAGAGCAGTGTACCATTCTTTACTCCACCCTAGACCCAGCCAATAATTTCTCCTGTTACTGGATACAATGATGCTGTTATTGAGGCCTCTTTACAGTCTGATGCTTCAGGCCTCAGGTACTGTCTCGATGACAACTGACTTTTGTTTTTCATAAACGTTTATTCAAATTCTTGGTACTTATTaggttttattttcttatattaaaCACAAGATAGATGCAAAATAaagttataatatataattgCATGGTCAgttgataaagttataattaggtaattaactttttttatgtactcttttagtttactataactttaagttgaagcattaattatttaaattttgttgtagctaagcaaatggactcacaaaggatgatgaattgaaggatggagcaagtttggtttacttttgtgtatcttgtaatgtttctatttttcatttttgaagtaaaaattgttaaagattataaaactttattatgttatgctttcaaacttaagttagaactaagatctcatgaagtagacacattgatggtttgaattagttattgtttaatgtaatacttatggtttatcaatctattgagaattacattttatgattaattttgaattttttttttatcaaaatacaataatgaaaatcttttaattaaaaaaaaaccatataagtacacttatcaaaataaaatttaaaattttattactatatgttatgatttaaaaacatattataagcgtaaaaaattgttatggtttatataatataacaaactaaaaatgttatcaaaataatcaaatgtaacagttgaaaagtgttatgaaaaaagtataagattaaacttcaaatttataaccaaaaactctatctaaatgttattatttgaatattatagcacctaaaaatgtgttattgaatagtttaagataacaccgaacataacattcaaatattgtTATAGAAAACACttgacttttaataacaggggctatgttagcattttcaaaaGTGTTATCAATAgttccggttagcagtttttaagtgttatgaatattgttttttcttgtagtgaaaaaCAGTATATTCATGCACAATTTTCAATAGAAATGAAAGAATATATATTGTACAATTTTCAATAGAAAGGAAGGTCCAGAAATTTGCAATATATATTGTAAAAGCCTTAGATATGCAAGTAATATTTGCTAGTCACCATGAACATCATATGTAGACAACAATTCAACAAAATAGGTAGAAGtaaagtttaaaattataaaaatctgACAAAAAACTTACCAAATCTTCTGCATAGACCCCCACAATAGCATATGGTACTCTTGCTGGGTTTAACATAGAGCCCAATATATTAAATACAATTTTTACTTTCAGCTTTTTCCTGACTGAGCGGACAACCTTCATTGCTGGATGATATGTTGGAGGCATCATAAATCCAATGCCTGCTTCTTTCACACAACTTGAAACTCCCTGTTATCAGGAGATAAATTGACCATATGATAATTAGTTCAGTTACACTCTTACAAGATGAGAAGCTGTTGCTAACAAAGACATTGacaaatttgaaatttgtttagCATCTTATTAATCTACCAGCTTATTCATCTAAAACATAAATTTACAGCACCAACCTCAAGTTCCAGGTCGATAACTATCCCCAACTCTTCTAATACATTAGCACTTCCACATCGGCCTCTATCTCATCTAGCCTCCTCTTTCATTAGATTTAATTCACAATTCAATCAAAACATATACccatcataatcaaatattgttCAATATTGtacattattaaaaatatatgtcTTAAACACATGATTTATTCCCCTAAAAAGACTATACTTATCTGGATAAAATTATATAAAACCCAAACAATCTCTTTAAGCTTCACTAGCATagttaaaatatttgaaatatatatGAGATACTCCAATAAATTATTCTATATATTTTCCTTCATAATGGCTAGGTGCCTCAATTTAACAGTAAGGagcaacaaaataaaaattaagattcatATCATCTTTAGGaataaaatgtttaaaaatattatctAAAATATTCCTCTTCAAAGAATCAACTATTTAGGTCATTCCATAATATATACTTCCAAATTTaaatctgaaataaaaaaaaaaggcctAGAGAACAATAAGCAACAACTACATTAGCCTATAGAAGAATCATTCACTAAATTTCACAATCTTAGTCCATTGAGGCATTTTCACACACACTTGGTTTGCatcacaaaaaagaaaagaaaaatataaaaataaacacaaaatcaATAATCAAGTAAGAGGTTTCTACAACATTCAAgcacataaataaaataattgttacTGCTGAATCAATAACCAAGTAATTGATTAAACACCACACTCAAAATAAAGCCTTGCATTCTATGAAGAAAATATGTAACAGCAATTAAAAAATCTTGATAAGGAATATAAGAAAGTCTTTTaggaaaagaaaaaacaatataAGGAAAGCTAAGAGATATTAGAATAGTGTTATTAAGTAACAGATAATTAATCCATATATGTATAATGTGAACACCTCAACTCTAGTTGCTGAGAATATGAATAATGTGGAAATTTTTACTTGTGCAGCATCAGCTCTAGTTGTCCATCTGCAATGCTGGCTCCCCCAGTGGCACAATCAACTAATACTGATAATTCAGATTTCTTATCCGCCATGAAAATTCCAAGATTAAGCTGAAGAAAGTGGAAAGCCAAAGGTTATAGAAGATTATTACTACTATTAGTAGAAATATAAGAGTTCATTTAAGTTAGTAGTTGTTCTTGTTGTTTCAAGAAAATGGTAATACTTAATTGTTAGTATCATATGGAGCAGTGGTTAAGAAAATTTACTGGGTAATAGTTTCCTGTTACAGGCTGAGTAACTGAAAGAGACCAATCTTCTCTATAATCTCGAACCTGAGAAACCATTGTCAGTGATCATAAATATCAAGATAGTAAAACCAGTAACTTATGTTTAATAAGAAATACTTACTCGTTTTAGAAAATCCCTTCCATTCGAATCAGTGTAGAAAACTTTGTTCGTTTCCATATTCATTGCCAATCGCGTGATGACCTCTTTCCCAGCACCATCATCTGTGGGGATTGGGCCAATctttcaaaataaagagttgttaGAACTACACACACTAAGTCTATAtgtctcattatttgtttgatctatatatatatatatttgcttgGTCTGGTATGTTTGTACTCACTGTGAATTCAACTTCAGCATGTTCTTTGTCCTTGTAAAGCCTGGTAACCTAATATGACATAAATCGAAAAGTTATGGTTACCAAATGAAGGCTTAAAAATGAAATTATATTTTGTGAATGGTCTGATAGTTCCCAAGACCAGAAAATTGCAATCTGATTGTGTTTCATTTTTGTTTGATTCTATTATAAGAGAACAAATTCTGGTTCTTACATTATGGCCTAAAATGTTAAACCCGAAAATATTCTAATAACCTGATAGATCCATGAATTAAACTCTTGGTGTATCTCATCAACTAAAGCTCCACGAATGACCTTTAGTGGAACCTGTAAAATGCATGAAATTATATAACAGATCAGAAGTCAAAACCATTAGAAGCTCTTGGTTAATTTGTTGTTTTCAAAGCTTATTATCATA
The Humulus lupulus chromosome 6, drHumLupu1.1, whole genome shotgun sequence DNA segment above includes these coding regions:
- the LOC133783671 gene encoding alpha-mannosidase-like, whose protein sequence is MYNSKTEVPLKVIRGALVDEIHQEFNSWIYQVTRLYKDKEHAEVEFTIGPIPTDDGAGKEVITRLAMNMETNKVFYTDSNGRDFLKRVRDYREDWSLSVTQPVTGNYYPLNLGIFMADKKSELSVLVDCATGGASIADGQLELMLHK